From Prevotella sp. oral taxon 299 str. F0039:
AATCATCGGAAGAACAAATGCAGTTTTGGTTGCTTCTTCGGTACCAACAGAATCTTTTTGTGTTCGTATTCTCTCAGAAAGTAGATAGACTGTCTCTTTAAAATCCATGTTTTTAATATTTGTTTAATAATGCAAATATAACAATTGTATTTAAGTTTTGCAATGAATATCATGATATTTGCCCGATTTAAGTAGGCTTGTCAGTTCCCCATTGGGTGAAATTTATTCGCAGTTTATGCTACTTTCGCCCCCACATCGTATGGGGGTCCGTACGACGGACGGCGGTTTTTATTCGCAGTTTATGCTATTTTCGCTCCCCATCGTGTGGGGATAGTAACATTTTAGCATTGTCGATAGCCGCTTGCGAGATATTACTTCCGCTGAGCATCTTCGCAATTTCCTCCACACGTTCGTCCATATTGAGGAGCGTCATGGTGCTCGTTGTGCCCTCGGCAGTCTCCTCTTTCAACACTTTATAATGCTTACTGCCAATCGAAGCGATTTGAGGTAGGTGCGTAATACTGATTACTTGTCGGTTGTTTTGACCCATCTCATACATAATTTGCGCCATCTTTTCAGCCACACTACCGCTCACACCCGTGTCGATCTCATCGAAAATGATAGTAGGAAGCTTCACAGCACCGCTCACAAGAGCCTTTAACGAGAGCATAACACGAGCAATTTCGCCACCCGAAGCCACTAGACTTACAGGCTGAAGGTCGGTGCTTTTGTTAGCACTAAACAAGAAAGTGATTTTGTCGCAACCATCGTTCGAGAGCGGTTTCGCCTCGATGTTCACCTTAAAACGAGCGTTAGGAATACCCAGTGGCACCAACTTCTCGAGCATTTTCTGCTCCACTTCGGCAATAGCCTTTGTGCGTTGTTGAGTGAGCAGAGCCGCTTGGTCGGTGCATTGTTGGAGTAGTTCGTTCGCTTTTCGTTCCATTTCAGCCAGTTCCTCATCAGCATTATCAATCATAGAGAGCTGTTTAGAAAGGTCGGCTTGAATAGCCAATAGCTCGCTTTCAGATGTTACGTGATATTTATGGAGAATGTTGTTGAGGGCATCTAAACGCTCAGTTAGCGACGCAAGACGTTGAGGGTCGTGTTCGATGTTATCTGCCTTTCTGCCCAATTCTTGCATAATGTCCTTCAATTCGATGTAACAACTCTCCATACGGGCAGAGGTATCGCTCAAGTCGGGATACACATTCACAATATCTTCCACACGTTTTAGAGCCGTTTTAAGGTTGTTCACCACGCCCGAATCGTCGTTCGACAGGTTCGAATAGGCATCGTATAAAGCTCCTTTAATTTCCTCGGCATGACCCAATAGGTCTACCTCTTGCTCAATACTCTCTAACTCTCCGTCCTTAATCTGCATGTTTTCCAGCTCGTTAAGCTGAAATCTCATAAAGTCCTTGTTATCGTTATTCTTTTCAATCGTCTCCTTTAACAGAGCCAATTGCTTGTTGGCCTCACGATAATGGTTGTAGGCTTGAGTGTAAAGAGCCAATTGTTTTTGGCTTTGAGCAATGATATCTATGATGTTTAATTGGAAATCTTCTTGATTAAGCAGCAAGTTTTGATGTTGAGAATGCACGTCGATAAGACACTCACCGATAGCTTTCATGGTGGTTAAAGACACAGGCATGTCGTTGATAAACGCCCTACTTTTGCCATTGTTGTTCAGTTCTCGGCGAATGATGCATTCGTTTTCATCATAATCAATATCGTGTTCGTCGAACAAATTCTTCATGTCGTAGGCAGAGATGTTAAATGTTGCTTCTACAATACACTTGTCTCTATTCGCCTTGATGCTTTTAATGTCGGCACGATTACCTTTTAATAGTCCCACAGCACCAACGATAATACTCTTTCCTGCGCCCGTTTCTCCAGTGATAACAGAGAATCCTGAGAAGAAATCAATATTGAGTTCGTCTATCAAAGTGAAGTTCTTAATGTATAAATGCTTTAACATCTTTATTGCCGTTTGTTGTTGTTTGTTGACTGATAAATATTTTTTTAGATGGGTTGTGGAGCCTTATTTTATTCCTTAATGCGGTTCCATGTGTTGCTTTGACTGGCGTTGATTTTAAAGAAAATGTCGTATATCGTTTCCTTTTCCTTAGGCGTTCCCTTGCCTTGGTAGATGTTTGCCAATTCATCTTTTTTGTAGTCGCTCCATATAATGGGCCATTGGCACAGCGGTTTGTTCTCTTTACACTTCGCCAATTGCTCTTCGATGGTTTGCGAAATGTTCACCCTTCCTCGCTCAGGGTTCGTCACCATCTCGTCGAGTCCTTTCCTATAGTAGTTGTATTGAAACTCTCTAAAGGGTCGCATAGCAGGGTCTAAGTATTCATTGATGAGCGCAAAGCGGTTGCGATCGTTGTCGAATGCCTTCCAACCCGTGTAGTTTAGGTTTTGAGCAGCATTGGTTAAGTTCATGCAACGCTGCAAAATGTCGTCGCCACCGAGCATCGAAAACGAGTCGAGATTGATGCCAATAATGAGATAAGCATAGTATGCAAAGAGCGTGGTGAGCTGATTCTGGACGTTTTCTTCGTTGAATTCGAGCTGGTCGAACTGTGCGAAAGTAAACTCAAAGTTGTTGTCGTAGTTGTTGTATAACACCGAGTTGTAGCTCGAATTGAATACAGGTCGGTTGGCTTGTATCAACGCTTTGCATTTAAAGAGATTCGAGCTGTTATCGTATTCTTGCACTGTGATGTTGAAAATACATTGAATGCGCTCGTTTTTTCGGAACTGCAAGTCGGTCCATTGCTTGTTGTTTACAAACTGCTCGAGACTTTTTTTCAGGTTGTCGAACACGCTAACGTCGGTGCCTTGTATTTGATTGTGGTTGATAACGATACGTGCACGAAGTTCTTGGGCGTGCGCTTTTTGAGGCAAGACGATTGCCAGAAGAGCCAGAAGCAATAGTTTGAAAATGTGAAACTTCATATCGTTAAAATGGGGTGTGGTTGATGTTGTCTTGCCAAGTGTAAATACTTGTGGACTAGGTACTTATTCTTAACAACGAAAAAGCATTCGTTTTAGCTACTAAAAGCAATTCTTTTGGGGTGTAATGGCACTGCTATTGAGATGTAAAAGTACGCAAGTTACAACTCGATGAGAAATGTTTGCAGGTCTACTTCTTACTTTGTAGCTGTGCTTCTACCTCGTCGATGATGTCTATTGCCACCAGAGTTTTACTCTTTTTTTCAAATGCTTTGTTCTCAGTGGCACTGATAATGTTAATTTGGTTGTCGGCTGTTTGAAAGGTAGTGCCCTCGTTTCGCATACTGTTGAGGACGATAAAGTCGAGATTTTTCTTCTTCAATTTCTCCTTAGCGTGGCACTCTTCGTTGTGAGTTTCGAGCGCAAAGCCCACCAAAAGCTGTTGGGCAGTCTTTTGTTTGCCCAGTTCTGCTGCGATGTCTCGTGTTGAAATCAAATCCAACTGCATATTGCCTTCGCTGTGTTTTATCTTCTCCTTCGCCTCGTTTTGGGGCTTGTAGTCGGCAACGGCAGCGCAAAGAATAGCCACATCAGCCGTTTTAAACGCTTTGTTAGCGGCATGGTACATCTCTTCTCCGCTCTCAACGTTGATGCGTTCAATGCGTTTTGAGGCCGAAAGAGCCACAGGACCAGCTACAAGAGTGACTTTTGCGCCTCGTTTGGCACATTCTTCTGCGAGGGCAAAGCCCATCTTTCCGCTCGAATAGTTGCCGATAAAGCGCACGGGATCGATCTTTTCAAAGGTAGGACCAGCGGTGATCAACACTTCTTTTCCAAAGAGATTCGAAATGGTTTCGCTGTTAGTGGGGTGGGTGATGAAATAGTTTTCGAGGGCTTCAACAATCGCTTCAGGCTCTTCCATGCGTCCTTTTCCCTCTAAACCGCTTGCCAAAAAGCCACTTGCAGGCTCGATAATAATGTTGCCAAAGCTCTTTATCTTTTGGATATTAGCAGTGGTTGTGGGGTGCTGATACATGTCGAGATCCATTGCAGGAGCCACAAAAACGGGGGCTTTCATCGAGAGATAGGTGGTGATGAGCATGTTGTCGGAAATGCCGTTAGCCATCTTTCCGAGTGTAGAGGCGGTGCAAGGAGCAATCAACATGGCGTCTGCCCACAGTCCAAGGTCGACATGTGAGTGCCAAGAACCATCTTTTTGAGAAAAGAATTCGCTAACAACTGGCTTTTGA
This genomic window contains:
- the recN gene encoding DNA repair protein RecN, with the protein product MLKHLYIKNFTLIDELNIDFFSGFSVITGETGAGKSIIVGAVGLLKGNRADIKSIKANRDKCIVEATFNISAYDMKNLFDEHDIDYDENECIIRRELNNNGKSRAFINDMPVSLTTMKAIGECLIDVHSQHQNLLLNQEDFQLNIIDIIAQSQKQLALYTQAYNHYREANKQLALLKETIEKNNDNKDFMRFQLNELENMQIKDGELESIEQEVDLLGHAEEIKGALYDAYSNLSNDDSGVVNNLKTALKRVEDIVNVYPDLSDTSARMESCYIELKDIMQELGRKADNIEHDPQRLASLTERLDALNNILHKYHVTSESELLAIQADLSKQLSMIDNADEELAEMERKANELLQQCTDQAALLTQQRTKAIAEVEQKMLEKLVPLGIPNARFKVNIEAKPLSNDGCDKITFLFSANKSTDLQPVSLVASGGEIARVMLSLKALVSGAVKLPTIIFDEIDTGVSGSVAEKMAQIMYEMGQNNRQVISITHLPQIASIGSKHYKVLKEETAEGTTSTMTLLNMDERVEEIAKMLSGSNISQAAIDNAKMLLSPHDGERK
- a CDS encoding DUF4835 family protein; protein product: MKFHIFKLLLLALLAIVLPQKAHAQELRARIVINHNQIQGTDVSVFDNLKKSLEQFVNNKQWTDLQFRKNERIQCIFNITVQEYDNSSNLFKCKALIQANRPVFNSSYNSVLYNNYDNNFEFTFAQFDQLEFNEENVQNQLTTLFAYYAYLIIGINLDSFSMLGGDDILQRCMNLTNAAQNLNYTGWKAFDNDRNRFALINEYLDPAMRPFREFQYNYYRKGLDEMVTNPERGRVNISQTIEEQLAKCKENKPLCQWPIIWSDYKKDELANIYQGKGTPKEKETIYDIFFKINASQSNTWNRIKE
- the coaBC gene encoding bifunctional phosphopantothenoylcysteine decarboxylase/phosphopantothenate--cysteine ligase CoaBC, with protein sequence MLKGKKIVLGITGSIAAYKACLIIRTLIKKGAEVQVVITPSGKEFITPVTLSALTQKPVVSEFFSQKDGSWHSHVDLGLWADAMLIAPCTASTLGKMANGISDNMLITTYLSMKAPVFVAPAMDLDMYQHPTTTANIQKIKSFGNIIIEPASGFLASGLEGKGRMEEPEAIVEALENYFITHPTNSETISNLFGKEVLITAGPTFEKIDPVRFIGNYSSGKMGFALAEECAKRGAKVTLVAGPVALSASKRIERINVESGEEMYHAANKAFKTADVAILCAAVADYKPQNEAKEKIKHSEGNMQLDLISTRDIAAELGKQKTAQQLLVGFALETHNEECHAKEKLKKKNLDFIVLNSMRNEGTTFQTADNQINIISATENKAFEKKSKTLVAIDIIDEVEAQLQSKK